A section of the Gallus gallus isolate bGalGal1 chromosome 4, bGalGal1.mat.broiler.GRCg7b, whole genome shotgun sequence genome encodes:
- the LOC100859381 gene encoding histone H2A-beta, sperm-like, giving the protein MERPVEASSMPGMDGVCTAPEQKREPEASCSGEPSRRREAKVKQSRSSRAGLLFPVSRIERQLRRGQFAERFGANAPVYLAAVLQWVTHKTMDMAGKISKKSNQQYISPCHLQMSIKNSPVLKHLLGSGPKHRGRAVPKSQRVASTSKTKKTKRMKRSHRQQTAPARATAAVTV; this is encoded by the coding sequence ATGGAGAGACCTGTAGAAGCAAGCAGCATGCCCGGAATGGATGGGGTCTGCACTGCACCTGAGCAGAAGAGGGAGCCTGAGGCATCGTGCTCTGGGGAGCCCTCCAGGCGCCGAGAAGCAAAGGTCAAACAGAGTCGCTCCTCTCGGGCTGGGCTGCTCTTCCCCGTGAGCCGCATAGAGAGGCAGCTGCGCAGAGGCCAGTTTGCTGAGCGCTTTGGAGCCAATGCCCCTGTCTacctggctgctgtgctgcagtgggtgaCGCACAAGACCATGGACATGGCTGGGAAGATTTCCAAGAAGAGCAACCAACAGTACATCTCTCCATGCCACTTGCAGATGTCTATAAAGAACAGCCCTGTACTCAAGCACCTTCTGGGAAGTGGGCCCAAGCACCGTGGCAGGGCTGTCCCAAAAAGCCAGCGCGTGGCCTCAACCTCCAAAACGAAGAAGACCAAGAGGATGAAGAGAAGCCACAGACAACAGACTGCACCTGCCcgtgccactgctgctgtcactgtctAG